Proteins from a single region of Rickettsiales bacterium:
- the rplM gene encoding 50S ribosomal protein L13, with product MKTYSMKASEVEKKWLVIDATDVVLGRLAAKVAMILSGKDKPSYTPSQDCGDNVIIINADKIHLSGHKSALKDGKFYYRHTGYFGGIKETTAGKILAGKNPQRVVEKAVERMLAKGPMGRQRLSNLYVYAGSSHPHEAQKPSVLDFASMSSKNKKG from the coding sequence ATGAAAACTTACTCAATGAAAGCATCAGAAGTAGAAAAAAAATGGTTAGTAATCGATGCTACAGACGTAGTTCTTGGTAGGCTGGCTGCAAAAGTGGCGATGATTTTATCTGGTAAAGATAAACCAAGTTACACACCAAGCCAAGATTGTGGAGATAATGTAATTATTATTAATGCTGATAAAATTCACTTAAGTGGACATAAATCAGCTTTAAAAGATGGTAAATTTTATTATCGTCACACAGGCTATTTCGGTGGAATTAAAGAGACAACAGCTGGTAAAATTCTCGCTGGAAAAAATCCACAAAGAGTGGTAGAAAAAGCTGTAGAAAGAATGTTGGCAAAAGGTCCTATGGGTAGACAGCGTTTATCAAATTTATATGTTTATGCAGGCTCATCACATCCTCATGAAGCTCAGAAGCCATCTGTACTAGATTTTGCAAGCATGAGCTCTAAAAATAAGAAAGGTTAG
- the rpsI gene encoding 30S ribosomal protein S9, translating to MSLSELTKLVEPKEERLPNIDNLGRSYGTGRRKDAVARVWIKAGKGNISINGRTFEDYFPRSTHRTILLQPFAETKTLSQFDIVCTVKGGGSTGQAGAIRHGVSRALDQFAPELHTLLSRGGFLTRDSRTVERKKYGQKKARKRFQFSKR from the coding sequence ATGTCATTAAGTGAATTAACTAAATTAGTTGAACCTAAAGAAGAAAGATTACCAAATATTGATAATCTTGGTCGTTCATATGGAACTGGCAGAAGAAAAGACGCCGTTGCTAGAGTGTGGATAAAAGCGGGTAAAGGTAATATATCTATTAATGGTAGAACCTTTGAGGATTATTTTCCTCGTTCAACTCATAGAACAATATTATTACAACCCTTTGCTGAAACAAAAACTTTATCTCAATTTGATATAGTATGTACTGTTAAAGGTGGAGGTTCCACCGGTCAGGCAGGTGCTATTCGTCATGGAGTTAGTCGTGCTTTAGATCAGTTTGCCCCAGAGTTGCATACTTTGTTAAGTAGAGGTGGATTTTTAACTCGTGATTCTAGAACAGTTGAGCGTAAAAAGTATGGGCAGAAGAAAGCTCGTAAGCGCTTCCAGTTTTCCAAGCGTTAA
- a CDS encoding LD-carboxypeptidase — translation MVNKSWNFLKPGDVVDIIAPSSAVPVDNLLEYYQRSKKILKSIGLIARIPDDLIDLEKDPFSANSLEYRAKHIINAFTNTDSKAVWAIRGGYGAAKLIPFLEKIEVPNVPKLLMGFSDITALHLFVENKWNWNSIHCAVISQIIRNPKLLDELKPVLFGEQVNINYNQLTPLNDNAKKAKNIEGAITGGNLCLVQTSLATSWQINTKDKIIFLEDVGEKGYQIDRTLNHLYQAGVFKRAKALIFGEITPELEKDGKNLCTIAIENFSKLLDIPVLSLPIIGHNSNCNSPLSLGTSCNLTLGEKPVLTCLSGGTNNL, via the coding sequence ATGGTAAATAAATCTTGGAACTTTTTAAAACCAGGAGATGTAGTAGATATAATAGCACCTTCTTCTGCTGTTCCAGTTGACAATTTATTAGAATATTACCAAAGATCTAAGAAAATTCTTAAAAGTATAGGGCTTATAGCTCGAATACCAGATGATTTAATAGATTTAGAAAAAGATCCATTTTCAGCTAATAGTCTTGAATACAGAGCTAAGCACATTATTAATGCCTTTACTAATACAGATAGTAAGGCAGTATGGGCTATTAGAGGTGGATATGGAGCTGCAAAACTTATTCCTTTTTTAGAAAAAATAGAAGTTCCTAATGTTCCAAAGTTACTTATGGGATTTAGTGATATTACGGCTCTACATTTATTTGTAGAAAACAAATGGAATTGGAACAGCATTCATTGTGCTGTGATTAGTCAAATTATTAGAAACCCCAAGTTATTAGATGAATTAAAGCCAGTTCTTTTTGGTGAGCAAGTAAATATAAACTACAATCAACTTACTCCTTTAAATGACAATGCTAAGAAGGCTAAAAATATTGAGGGAGCAATTACAGGAGGTAACTTATGTTTAGTTCAAACATCCTTAGCAACTTCTTGGCAAATTAATACTAAAGATAAAATTATTTTTCTTGAGGATGTTGGAGAAAAGGGGTATCAAATTGATCGCACGCTTAATCACTTATATCAAGCAGGAGTTTTTAAAAGAGCAAAAGCTCTTATTTTTGGTGAGATAACTCCAGAGTTAGAGAAAGATGGAAAAAATTTATGTACAATAGCTATAGAAAATTTCTCCAAGTTGCTTGATATTCCTGTGTTGTCATTGCCTATTATTGGTCATAATAGTAACTGCAATTCTCCACTATCACTTGGAACAAGTTGTAATTTAACTTTAGGAGAAAAACCTGTTCTCACTTGCCTATCTGGTGGAACAAATAATTTATAA
- a CDS encoding BolA family transcriptional regulator, producing MLKSSEIKQRLEYLNPSFIDIRDDSHAHAEHIENPTGGLTHATITIVSESFDGLPSVQRHKLIYSSLKDALASSLHALCLKTYTKEEYKKR from the coding sequence ATGCTAAAGTCTAGTGAAATAAAACAAAGATTAGAATATTTAAATCCATCTTTCATTGATATTAGGGATGATAGTCATGCTCATGCTGAACATATTGAAAATCCTACTGGTGGATTGACTCATGCAACAATTACTATAGTTTCAGAAAGTTTTGATGGTTTACCTTCAGTGCAGAGACATAAATTAATTTATAGTTCCTTAAAAGATGCCTTAGCTAGTTCTCTTCATGCTCTTTGTCTTAAAACCTATACCAAAGAAGAATACAAAAAAAGATAA